GCTGGTGATCTCGCGCGGGGACTTGCCGGAGAACTATCTGGGGCCGGTGGAGGGCGTCAGACACTGATCCTTCTCCCCTTGCGGGAGAAGGTGTCGGCGAAGCCGACGGATGAGGGGGGTCTCAGACCTGACCGTCGTGCGCGGCGGGATCGTTCATCGACCCTCACCCGACCCGCTTCGCGGGCCACCCCTCTCCCGCAAGGGGAGAGGGAAGGCTAGATCGCCACTCTTTTCGCAATTGCGCTACGCCTCGCCCCGGTTTCCTGCTTGGCCCGCTCGACGGCTTCGGTCTCGGTGGCGTGCAGCAGGTGGTCGATGACGCGTTCCAGGTGGTCGCGCATGGCCTGGCGGGCGGCGGCGGGGTCGCGGGCCTTCAGGGCCTCGAACACCCGGCGGTGCTCGACGATGCGCGGTTGCAGGCCCATGCCGCGGGCGCGGGTCAGGATGTTGCGGGCCAGGGGCGAGCGGTTACGCCAGTCCCACAGGTTCTCGATCGTGGCGATGATCGCGCCGTTTCCGGAGGCCCGGGCGATGACCATGTGGAACTCGCGGTCGGCGTCCTCGCCCAGAATCTCTTCCTCGCGGGCCATGCGCTCCATCAGCGCCTCGAGCTCACGGATCTGGTCGTCGGTGATGGCGGTGGCGGCCAGGGCGGCGGCTTCGCCCTCGAACAGGCGGCGGGCCTCGATCAGCTCGAACGCGCCGATTTCGGAGGCGGGTTCGGCGCTGGCCACGGCCGCGGGGCGCACGTCGCCGGTGACATAGATGCCCAGGCCGTGACGAGCCTCGATCATGCCCAGCATTTCCAGGGCGATCATCGCTTCGCGCAGGGTGGGGCGGCTGACGCCGAACTGCTCGGCCAGCTCGCGTTCCGTGGGCAGACGGTCGCCAAGCTTATACTGACCGCCCTCAATGGCCTCGGCGATCGAGTCGGCGATTCTGCGATAGAGCTTGACGTTCTCGGTCATGGGTTTCGTCGGTTTCTCGGCGGCGGGCCGCGGGGCCCCTCAGACTCGCGATAGCATAACCGACCTGACCCGCGCGGGCTATTTCCGACACCGCTGTCCAAAGGCCGGGCGATCGCCCAAGGCCTTGCCGGAAAACGCTGTGGGTACAGCCTCACCAATCGTGCATGGAACCGTCCTCGCGACGGGCGATCGGCAGGTAGGCGCGCTTGTACGGATATTTGGCGGCTTCGGTTTCGTTGATGTCGACGCCCAGGCCGATCGTGTCGCCCGGGTGCAGCATGCCGTCATGGAAGTTGTAGGCGTGCGGGAAGACCTCGTCGGTCGCCTCGGTGTGGCGCATGTATTCCTGGATGCCGAAATTGGGGATCGACATGTCGAAGTGCAGGGCGGCGGCCATGCAGACCGGCGACAGGTCGGTGGCCCCGTGGCAACCGGTGCGCACGTGGTGCAGGTCGGCGAAGCTGGCGATCTTGCGCAGGTGGGTGATGCCGCCGGCATGGACCACGGTGGCGCGGATATAGTCGATCAGCTGTTCCTCGATCAGCTGCTTGCAGTCCCAGATCGAGTTGAAGATCTCGCCCACGGCCAGCGGGGTGGTGGTGTGCTGGCGGATGATGCGGAAGCTGGCCTGGTTCTCGGCGGGGACGGCGTCCTCCATCCAGAACGGGCGGTAGGGCTCCAGGTCCTTGCCCAAGCGGCCGGCCTCGATGGGCGTCAGGCGGTGGTGGACGTCGTGCAGCAGGTGCAGGTCCCAGCCCAGCTTGTCGCGCGCGGCCTCGAACAGGCCCGGCGCGCTGCGCAGGTACTTCTCGGTCGACCACAGGCTTTCGGTCGGCAGGTCGCCGTCGGCGGGCTCGTAGAAGAACTTGTCCTTGGAGACGCCGTAAACGCCTTTCAGGCCCGGCACGCCCGACTGCAGGCGGATGGCCTTGTAGCCCTTCTCGGCATAGGCCTGGGCGTTCTCCAGGGTCTCCTCGACCGTCGCGCCGTTGGCGTGGCCGTAGACCATCACGCCGGTGCGGCAGGCGCCGCCCAGAAGCTGGTAGAGGGGCAGGCCGGCGATCTTGGCCTTGATGTCCCACAGGGCCATGTCGACCGCGGCGATGGCGGCCATGGTCACCGGCCCGCGACGCCAGTAGGCGCCCTTGTACAGGTACTGCCAGATGTCCTCGATATTGTGGGCGTCGCGGCCGATCAGGCAGGGGATGACGTGGTCGGTCAGATAACTGGCCACGGCCAGTTCGCGGCCGTTCAGCGTGGCGTCGCCGACGCCGTGTACGCCGTCGC
The window above is part of the Caulobacter soli genome. Proteins encoded here:
- a CDS encoding FadR/GntR family transcriptional regulator, which produces MTENVKLYRRIADSIAEAIEGGQYKLGDRLPTERELAEQFGVSRPTLREAMIALEMLGMIEARHGLGIYVTGDVRPAAVASAEPASEIGAFELIEARRLFEGEAAALAATAITDDQIRELEALMERMAREEEILGEDADREFHMVIARASGNGAIIATIENLWDWRNRSPLARNILTRARGMGLQPRIVEHRRVFEALKARDPAAARQAMRDHLERVIDHLLHATETEAVERAKQETGARRSAIAKRVAI
- the manD gene encoding mannonate dehydratase, giving the protein MPKITAARVIVTCPGRNFVTLKIETSDGVHGVGDATLNGRELAVASYLTDHVIPCLIGRDAHNIEDIWQYLYKGAYWRRGPVTMAAIAAVDMALWDIKAKIAGLPLYQLLGGACRTGVMVYGHANGATVEETLENAQAYAEKGYKAIRLQSGVPGLKGVYGVSKDKFFYEPADGDLPTESLWSTEKYLRSAPGLFEAARDKLGWDLHLLHDVHHRLTPIEAGRLGKDLEPYRPFWMEDAVPAENQASFRIIRQHTTTPLAVGEIFNSIWDCKQLIEEQLIDYIRATVVHAGGITHLRKIASFADLHHVRTGCHGATDLSPVCMAAALHFDMSIPNFGIQEYMRHTEATDEVFPHAYNFHDGMLHPGDTIGLGVDINETEAAKYPYKRAYLPIARREDGSMHDW